GCTAACTCCGATTCTTCATGTGAGTCGGGGCTTTTGCTTTTATGCTCATACAAATTTTCGTCTGTTTTACAAAGAAGGTAATCAGTAGTTACCTTGAAAATATCAGATAGTTTCCCAGCTATCTCCGCATTAAGCCCTCGTTTATTTCGCTCAATGTCATACAGGTATTGCGTTGATATACCTAGCTTTGCAGCGACTTCTGGCCCAGACATTTTTAACGACTTTCTTATCTCTCTAATCCTATTATGAGTACTCATATTTCCTCCCAAATAAAGCTATTTGCTGTAACAAGGTTATCATTCAGCTTGATAAAATACAACACGCAAATAGCTGTAAAATTAAGCAAAATAAAGCTTTTTGCGTAATTTAGTGAGATTATCGGCAATAATCACGCGTTTTGCTTGATTTTACGCATTGTTAAATAAAGCTAATAGCTTGATAATGTGATCAAGGAGGTGAACGCAACTTGAATTTTACAAAAGTTGTTTTAAACGCATTAGAAAAAACCAACATGAAAAAAACGGAGCTGGCACGGGCTACGGGATATAGCAATCAATACATTTACGATCTGCTTTCAGGTAAGCGTCGGTGGAATGAAGAAAGCATTAACAAAGTTTGTGGTGCACTTGGGTTCGAAATAGTAATCGAGAGGGAAGAGGACAAAGCCGATGGTGCCACAGTTTAAGCTTACAAAGCTAATAATTGATGGGTTTGAGGTAGACGCACCAGTTGGGTTGTCCGAATTGCTAAACAAGTCTGGTGCCTGGGGGCCGAGGGGAAATGTTGATCGATTAAATCAAAAGACGGAACGACGAAACGGTCGATTGGTAACTACTTTTTTTCTAAAGAAGTGAAGAGAACATTAATTAAAGTCGTTTACATGATTGGAGCTAAACTGGTTGTTCATCTTGAAAGATAAGATCGGAAGGACATCCTGTACCAAAGGGTGATGAGAGAGGGAACTCGTTACGGATGGATTACCAAATGTCTTGAGTTCATTCATAAATGCTGTGGCAGCACCTCCAAGTGTGAGATCGTCAGCGATTCTGTTGACTGACTTGAATTCCTCTATGGCGAGTGAACCAAGTGTAGGCGTATCTCCGAATGGGGTGGAAAGGGTGCCAACAACAATCGAATCCTCAGCAAGTTCCTTAATCGATTTGTTAACGTGTGGGCTTTTTATCCCTCACTTCTGCAAGTTTCCTTGCAGTTCAGCATATCTCATCACCCTCTGGTTCAGGGTGTCGGGCGCTCGTGGATGGTTTATTGGTAGTCGTCCTCACCATCTATGCGTTGCACCTTCCGAAGTACTTTTATCGACTTCCTTCGGCTTGGCTCATGGTTGCCATATCCTTGATAAGACTTAGGTTTTCCATGAATTCACCCGATGCAAAGCTACAAATTTCTTCATAGCAGGGCAATTTCCGTAACGAGTTTCTGTGAATTTCGACAGCGTAGGAGGAAAGTCCTGCCAGTCAATATGGAATTTCGAGGGGAGGTTAGCAAAGGCATGTACCGGATAACTCTACGCGAAGCCCGCTTGAACTGCCGAATGGAGCTGAAAGAAGTATCAGAGAAAACCGGAATTCCCGTTCGTACTCTTAAACGTTGGGAAATTGATAGCGGGAGAGCAGAGTATGAATTGGTTGATAAACTCTTAATCTTGTATGGGTTCATTTCTTGGAATCATATCCATTTCGGTTCAGAATCCGAACTGCTTGCACAAAGGCAAGCGGCAATAGCAAACACTTAAGAACCCGCATGAATTCGAAAGGAGGCTAAATAACGGATGAGACATGAGAATGTCAAGGAAACGCTGGATGGGGTGGATGAGGAGCAGCTTTCGATGATCGTATCTGCTCTTGAGGAAACAGCTAGACGCTATGACCAGCAGGGGATGATTATGGTAGCTCTCAAAATGCGAATTACTGCTGAAAAAGTAACGGAAATAAAAAAAGCTCGGGAGTCCGAACAAGCAGCCAAAATCCTCGGCCGTTTGGCAAAAAAAGAAAAGC
The window above is part of the Brevibacillus brevis NBRC 100599 genome. Proteins encoded here:
- a CDS encoding helix-turn-helix domain-containing protein, whose protein sequence is MSTHNRIREIRKSLKMSGPEVAAKLGISTQYLYDIERNKRGLNAEIAGKLSDIFKVTTDYLLCKTDENLYEHKSKSPDSHEESELAEIPIEKLNSFKLSYKGTVLSKEESEDLIKLMEMTLKRWKS
- a CDS encoding helix-turn-helix domain-containing protein, which encodes MNFTKVVLNALEKTNMKKTELARATGYSNQYIYDLLSGKRRWNEESINKVCGALGFEIVIEREEDKADGATV
- a CDS encoding helix-turn-helix domain-containing protein; this encodes MYRITLREARLNCRMELKEVSEKTGIPVRTLKRWEIDSGRAEYELVDKLLILYGFISWNHIHFGSESELLAQRQAAIANT